A DNA window from Dunckerocampus dactyliophorus isolate RoL2022-P2 chromosome 17, RoL_Ddac_1.1, whole genome shotgun sequence contains the following coding sequences:
- the LOC129170311 gene encoding alpha-(1,3)-fucosyltransferase 7-like, whose amino-acid sequence MTKWLQEYNDSKKGTPASVKKYLLFYVLCIIVFVLNAWLRASWSPVAFIFTNSNHTTQIQPNVTVLLWYWPFNQVEDLHGDVCWDLYRIPRCRVVAERSSFSEADVVVFHNRELVTGKEKLPLELPRPPGQRWAWLSLESPANNGDLRRFAGVFNLTVSYRRDADVSTPYGKLLPRASEEPVNDIPQNKTDLVCWVVSNYRRSYRRSKVYQKLSTVVPVKVYGRWTNTPLKPKDLLPTISRCYFYLAFENSISKDYITEKLWRNAYQSGAVPVVLGPPVQDYEAVAAPHSFIHVDKFPSAKVLGKYLQKLAGDAERYGKYQRWRREWKAKSYEGWRWVLCQICVQYHSFPRHKVYADLAAWDGTATT is encoded by the exons ATGAcaaagtggctacag GAGTACAATGATTCCAAAAAGGGTACGCCTGCCTCCGTGAAGAAGTACCTCCTCTTCTATGTCCTCTGCATAATAGTGTTTGTTCTTAACGCTTGGTTGAGAGCATCCTGGTCTCCGGTGGCTTTCATCTTCACCAACTCCAACCACACCACCCAAATCCAACCCAACGTGACCGTCCTGCTGTGGTACTGGCCCTTCAATCAGGTGGAGGACCTCCACGGGGACGTGTGCTGGGACCTCTACCGGATCCCGCGCTGCAGAGTCGTGGCGGAGAGGTCCTCATTTTCAGAGGCTGACGTGGTGGTGTTCCACAACCGAGAGCTGGTGACGGGAAAAGAGAAACTGCCCTTGGAGCTCCCTAGGCCGCCAGGCCAGAGGTGGGCTTGGCTGTCCCTGGAGTCCCCTGCAAACAATGGAGACCTGAGACGATTTGCAGGTGTCTTCAACCTCACTGTGAGCTACAGGAGGGACGCAGATGTTAGCACACCATACGGCAAGCTCCTACCACGAGCTTCCGAAGAGCCAGTGAACGACATCCCCCAGAATAAAACCGATCTGGTCTGCTGGGTGGTCAGCAACTACAGGAGATCCTACAGAAGAAGCAAAGTGTACCAAAAACTCAGCACAGTCGTCCCCGTGAAGGTCTACGGAAGATGGACAAACACTCCCCTTAAACCTAAAGACCTTCTTCCCACCATCTCTCGCTGCTACTTCTACTTGGCCTTTGAGAACTCTATCTCCAAAGACTACATCACCGAGAAGCTGTGGAGGAACGCTTACCAATCCGGGGCGGTTCCGGTCGTCCTGGGACCGCCAGTCCAGGATTACGAGGCTGTGGCGGCACCACACTCTTTCATCCACGTTGACAAGTTTCCTTCGGCGAAAGTGCTGGGTAAGTATCTGCAGAAGCTGGCGGGCGACGCCGAGCGCTATGGCAAGTATCAACGATGGAGGAGAGAATGGAAGGCAAAGTCATATGAGGGCTGGCGATGGGTGCTGTGTCAGATCTGCGTGCAGTACCACAGCTTCCCTCGGCACAAGGTCTACGCTGACCTGGCAGCCTGGGATGGCACTGCTACTACGTGA
- the LOC129170104 gene encoding alpha-(1,3)-fucosyltransferase 7-like yields the protein MPAVLLKLLATEEDQKDGASLSAHYHAQRHPHHHQECSDSKQSIASSMKKYVLLSIICILTMCLLNAWLRASWSPSASISDDSNHTVLLWHWPFGIPEDIHGDVCWDRYRIPRCRVVVERSSFSEADVVVFHNRELVTGKEKLPVQLPRPPGQRWAWLSLESPANNGDLRKFAGAFNLTVSYRRDADVSTPYGELLPRGSEDVVEGMPQNKTDLVCWVVSNYRSSYRRSKVYQELSAVVPVKVYGSWTKTPLASKDLLPTISRCYFYLAFENSISKDYITEKLWKNAYQSGAVPVVLGPPVQDYEAVAAPHSFIHVDEFASAKELGEYLQKLASDTERYGEYQRWRREWKVKRYDGWRQRLCEICTRYRSFPRHKVYADLAAWDGAAAT from the exons ATGCCCGCGGTTCTATTGAAGCTGCTGGCAACGGAGGAAGACCAGAAGGACGGTGCCAGCCTCTCAGCTCACTACCATGCTCAGcgtcatcctcatcatcatcag GAGTGCAGTGATTCCAAACAGAGTATAGCTTCCTCTATGAAGAAGTACGTCCTCCTCTCCATCATCTGCATACTAACGATGTGTCTTCTTAACGCCTGGCTGAGGGCATCCTGGTCTCCGTCGGCTTCCATCTCCGACGACTCAAATCACACTGTCCTGCTGTGGCACTGGCCCTTCGGCATTCCTGAGGACATCCACGGGGACGTGTGCTGGGACCGCTACCGCATTCCGCGCTGCAGAGTCGTGGTGGAGAGATCCTCGTTTTCAGAGGCAGACGTGGTGGTGTTCCACAACCGAGAGCTGGTGACGGGAAAAGAGAAATTGCCAGTGCAGCTCCCCAGGCCGCCGGGCCAGAGGTGGGCTTGGCTGTCCCTGGAGTCCCCTGCAAACAATGGAGACCTGAGGAAGTTCGCAGGTGCTTTTAACCTCACTGTGAGCTACAGGAGGGACGCAGATGTTAGCACACCATACGGTGAGCTTCTACCACGAGGATCTGAAGATGTAGTGGAGGGCATGCCACAGAATAAAACCGATCTGGTCTGCTGGGTGGTCAGCAACTACAGGAGTTCCTACAGAAGAAGCAAAGTGTACCAAGAACTCAGCGCTGTCGTCCCCGTGAAGGTCTACGGAAGCTGGACGAAAACTCCTCTTGCGTCTAAAGATCTTCTTCCCACAATCTCTCGCTGCTACTTCTACTTGGCCTTTGAGAACTCAATCTCTAAAGATTACATCACCGAGAAGCTGTGGAAGAACGCTTACCAATCCGGGGCGGTTCCGGTCGTCCTGGGACCGCCAGTCCAGGATTACGAGGCTGTGGCGGCGCCTCACTCTTTCATCCACGTCGACGAGTTTGCTTCAGCAAAAGAGCTGGGAGAGTATCTGCAGAAGCTGGCGAGCGACACCGAGCGCTATGGCGAGTATCAGCGATGGAGGAGAGAATGGAAGGTGAAGCGGTACGATGGCTGGCGGCAGAGACTGTGTGAGATCTGCACACGGTACCGCAGCTTCCCTCGGCACAAGGTCTACGCTGACCTGGCAGCCTGGGATGGCGCTGCTGCTACCTGA